In Thalassospira marina, the following are encoded in one genomic region:
- a CDS encoding type III PLP-dependent enzyme — translation MATQRIIDFLAQNRPEGPCLVVDLDVVQRNYETFTRALPDSRIFYAVKANPAPEVLSLLADLGSNFDTASVPEIEMAMAAGATPERISFGNTIKKERDVARAYEMGVRLFAVDCVEEVEKIARVAPASRVFCRILTDGAGAEWPLSRKFGCAPTMALEVLQHAHHMGLDAYGVSFHVGSQQCNLDAWNTALAEASMIFRTLAEKGIVLRMVNMGGGFPTRYLRDVPATEAYGAAIIDALHNHFGNHMPETIIEPGRGMVGDAGVIKAEVVLISRKHEDDPVRWVYLDIGKFGGLAETMDEAIRYPITTIHDGGDVAPCVLAGPTCDSADVLYEKKPYDLPIALTIGDEVLIEATGAYTTTYASVAFNGFSPLAAYII, via the coding sequence ATGGCAACGCAGCGTATTATTGATTTCCTCGCCCAGAACCGACCGGAAGGTCCGTGCCTTGTTGTTGACCTTGATGTGGTCCAGCGCAACTACGAAACCTTTACCCGTGCCCTGCCTGATTCCCGCATTTTCTATGCGGTCAAAGCAAACCCGGCACCGGAAGTTCTGAGCCTTCTGGCCGACCTCGGCAGCAATTTCGACACCGCATCCGTGCCGGAAATCGAAATGGCGATGGCCGCTGGCGCCACCCCGGAACGCATTTCGTTTGGCAACACCATCAAAAAAGAACGTGACGTTGCACGTGCCTATGAAATGGGTGTGCGTCTGTTCGCCGTGGATTGCGTCGAAGAAGTTGAAAAAATTGCCCGCGTTGCCCCGGCTTCGCGCGTTTTCTGCCGCATCCTGACCGATGGTGCCGGTGCTGAATGGCCGCTGTCGCGCAAATTTGGTTGCGCACCGACCATGGCGCTTGAAGTGCTGCAGCATGCCCACCACATGGGCCTGGACGCCTATGGCGTATCCTTCCATGTTGGTTCGCAGCAGTGCAACCTGGATGCCTGGAACACCGCACTTGCCGAAGCATCGATGATTTTCCGCACCCTTGCGGAAAAAGGCATTGTTCTGCGTATGGTCAATATGGGTGGTGGTTTCCCGACCCGTTACCTGCGTGACGTTCCGGCAACCGAAGCCTATGGCGCGGCCATCATTGATGCCCTGCATAACCACTTTGGCAACCACATGCCCGAAACCATTATCGAACCGGGCCGTGGCATGGTCGGTGATGCTGGCGTGATCAAAGCCGAAGTCGTGCTGATTTCGCGCAAACACGAAGATGATCCGGTGCGCTGGGTTTATCTCGACATTGGCAAATTCGGCGGCCTTGCCGAAACCATGGACGAAGCCATTCGCTACCCCATCACCACGATCCATGATGGCGGCGATGTGGCCCCGTGTGTTCTGGCCGGTCCGACCTGCGATTCAGCCGACGTGCTTTACGAAAAGAAACCCTACGATCTGCCGATCGCCCTGACGATTGGTGACGAGGTTCTGATCGAAGCAACCGGTGCCTATACCACGACCTATGCATCGGTAGCGTTTAACGGCTTTTCGCCGCTCGCTGCCTATATCATCTAG
- a CDS encoding GNAT family N-acetyltransferase gives MIVIDREGAYSHIEREKLLDRVMGPDRFKKSSELIRAGRLPADGLAFVAHDGKHMIGTVRLWNVDAGNAGFALMLGPLAVEKAYNGSGVGAGLMYAAINAAYDSGHRAILLVGDPQYYARFGFTAAPAAGLAMPGYFDRHRFLGLNLDEDVLGGTSGVLSPTGRYQTH, from the coding sequence ATGATCGTGATCGATCGCGAAGGTGCTTATTCCCACATCGAACGGGAAAAGCTGCTTGATCGCGTAATGGGACCGGACCGGTTTAAAAAATCGTCCGAACTGATCCGTGCTGGCCGGTTGCCGGCTGACGGGTTGGCCTTTGTTGCCCATGACGGCAAACACATGATCGGGACTGTCCGGTTGTGGAATGTCGATGCAGGCAATGCGGGTTTTGCCCTGATGCTTGGCCCACTTGCAGTGGAAAAAGCCTATAATGGTTCCGGGGTCGGGGCCGGTTTGATGTACGCTGCCATCAATGCCGCCTATGATTCCGGCCATCGGGCCATTCTGCTGGTTGGGGATCCACAATATTATGCCCGGTTCGGCTTTACTGCCGCACCGGCTGCGGGCCTGGCGATGCCCGGTTATTTTGACCGGCACCGTTTTCTGGGTTTGAACCTTGATGAAGACGTTCTTGGCGGGACCAGTGGCGTTCTGTCCCCGACCGGACGTTATCAAACCCACTGA
- a CDS encoding YbaY family lipoprotein, with product MKISPFRWEKVRVVMVLAAVSSVAACAFPMPRTETIAGTVSYRERIAMTPSNILTVRLRDVSRADAPANEVATLSQPATNPPMAFELPYQTTDIDESHRYTVEAIISDGAGKNLFRNDTSYPVLTAGNPDAVNIEVVRLRQQPSVDKAHDEQKSATDKLVSRIDKSLSKYRHVVGKYAKDDGEGSFEAFVTKDGTPVLIRQDRDLGDYGTSDISFYFSKGALLRFDEKATRASFGATKKAASATAGGIEYRLMLDFAKGKYKTGEKRINDQLSAPDKHEISSAQTQEKLVLTRLKTELAATEMSEPDGRQTFVCDDQSRFYATFNREDEQVRIEFLGRDPIFLPQKPAASGFLYGNDDYEMRGKGQNATWATLVDGRKTGCTVSAEIAGLALAPGDFPTVNVSTLMQTGNNEWTRHFDDMMPAIKACLERPVGDLPSVLKAWPMNHGTVGVRTININGGRYDCLAPSTGLGDIHVEAVEGATNVLPGERDVLFTPASGAYPDNDCYQHKKLMKDGVFIGWLSRNACQS from the coding sequence ATGAAGATCTCACCTTTCCGCTGGGAGAAGGTGCGCGTTGTTATGGTATTGGCGGCCGTCTCGTCGGTTGCTGCCTGTGCTTTTCCGATGCCACGAACTGAAACGATTGCAGGGACGGTTTCCTATCGCGAACGCATTGCGATGACCCCGTCCAATATCCTGACGGTAAGGTTGCGTGATGTATCGCGGGCCGATGCCCCGGCCAATGAGGTTGCGACATTGTCCCAGCCCGCCACAAACCCGCCCATGGCATTTGAGCTGCCCTATCAGACCACCGATATTGATGAATCGCATCGTTACACTGTCGAGGCGATTATTTCGGACGGGGCAGGTAAAAACCTGTTTCGCAACGATACATCCTATCCGGTCCTGACCGCCGGAAACCCCGATGCGGTAAATATCGAAGTTGTTCGTTTGCGTCAGCAGCCATCTGTTGACAAGGCCCATGACGAACAAAAGTCCGCCACCGACAAGCTGGTCAGCCGGATTGACAAAAGCCTGTCGAAATACCGCCATGTGGTGGGGAAATATGCCAAGGATGACGGCGAAGGCAGCTTTGAAGCATTTGTTACCAAAGATGGCACCCCGGTTCTGATCCGTCAGGATCGTGACCTTGGCGATTATGGCACCTCGGATATCTCGTTTTATTTCAGCAAGGGGGCGTTGCTGCGCTTTGATGAAAAGGCCACCCGTGCCAGTTTTGGCGCCACCAAAAAGGCGGCATCGGCCACTGCGGGCGGCATTGAATACCGTTTGATGCTGGATTTTGCCAAAGGCAAATATAAAACCGGCGAAAAGCGCATCAATGACCAGCTTAGCGCACCTGACAAACACGAAATCAGCAGTGCCCAGACCCAGGAGAAACTGGTTTTAACCCGCCTTAAAACCGAACTGGCGGCGACGGAAATGTCTGAACCGGATGGACGCCAGACCTTCGTATGTGATGACCAGTCGCGTTTTTATGCGACCTTTAACCGCGAAGATGAACAGGTGCGGATCGAATTTTTGGGCCGCGACCCGATTTTCCTGCCGCAAAAACCGGCGGCATCGGGTTTCCTGTATGGCAATGATGATTATGAAATGCGCGGCAAGGGCCAGAACGCCACCTGGGCAACGCTGGTAGATGGCCGCAAAACCGGTTGTACCGTTTCGGCCGAAATTGCCGGGCTGGCACTAGCACCGGGTGATTTCCCGACGGTGAATGTTTCAACCCTGATGCAGACGGGCAATAACGAATGGACCCGTCATTTTGACGACATGATGCCTGCGATCAAGGCCTGCCTGGAACGCCCGGTGGGCGATTTGCCATCGGTCCTGAAAGCCTGGCCGATGAACCATGGTACGGTTGGTGTACGCACCATTAACATCAATGGCGGGCGCTATGACTGCCTGGCACCGTCAACCGGCTTGGGCGACATCCATGTCGAGGCGGTTGAAGGCGCAACCAATGTGTTGCCGGGTGAACGTGATGTGCTGTTTACCCCGGCATCGGGGGCGTATCCGGATAATGACTGTTACCAGCATAAAAAGCTGATGAAGGATGGTGTTTTCATTGGCTGGCTGTCACGCAATGCCTGCCAAAGCTGA
- a CDS encoding SMP-30/gluconolactonase/LRE family protein, with the protein MTEIQTPLPDLRCQLGEGPFWDQHSQTLYWVDIIGKAAFAWKPAQNDLQKWTFNSLISAIVPREAGGFLVALHRELAFFDPASGNLTPFVAPDADHSENRSNEARVDPMGRFWHGTMQNNIGPNGEAVAITQHSGTLNRVDANGKMTRFCENIGISNTLLWSPDGTRMYFGDTLANRMDVYDFDMASGMASNPRLFCSVEGRGGMDGSAIDQDGFIWNARYGGSCIIRFNPDGEIDRIIDVPVTNPTSCVFGGPDMTTLYITSAADDTDGTKPLEGALLAIETGVAGAPCHAFAG; encoded by the coding sequence ATGACCGAAATTCAAACGCCATTGCCCGATCTGCGCTGCCAACTGGGCGAAGGGCCGTTCTGGGATCAGCACAGCCAGACCCTTTATTGGGTTGATATTATTGGCAAGGCGGCCTTTGCCTGGAAACCGGCGCAAAATGATTTGCAAAAATGGACGTTTAACAGCCTGATTTCCGCCATTGTACCGCGCGAGGCAGGCGGGTTTTTGGTGGCACTGCACCGTGAGCTGGCCTTTTTTGACCCGGCATCGGGCAATTTAACCCCCTTTGTGGCACCCGATGCGGATCATTCTGAAAACCGTTCAAACGAAGCCCGCGTGGACCCGATGGGCCGGTTCTGGCATGGCACCATGCAAAACAATATTGGCCCCAATGGCGAGGCCGTGGCCATTACCCAACATAGCGGCACGCTAAACCGGGTGGATGCCAACGGCAAAATGACCCGGTTTTGTGAAAATATTGGTATTTCCAACACACTGTTATGGTCGCCCGACGGCACCAGAATGTATTTTGGCGATACCCTGGCCAATCGCATGGATGTTTATGATTTTGATATGGCATCGGGCATGGCAAGCAACCCGCGACTGTTTTGCTCGGTCGAGGGGCGGGGCGGCATGGATGGCTCGGCGATTGATCAGGACGGGTTTATCTGGAACGCGCGTTATGGCGGGTCCTGCATTATCCGGTTTAACCCGGATGGTGAAATTGACCGCATCATTGATGTGCCGGTTACCAACCCCACCAGTTGCGTGTTTGGCGGGCCGGATATGACCACGCTTTATATTACATCGGCGGCAGATGATACCGATGGCACAAAACCGCTTGAAGGGGCCCTGCTTGCCATTGAAACGGGTGTTGCTGGTGCGCCCTGCCATGCCTTTGCCGGTTAG
- a CDS encoding glutathione S-transferase family protein — protein MLLYQFKAGTNPRRVSIYLAEKGLDIPRYELDYANREHKSPAYLALNAAGRAPALVTDSGEVIADSAAIVEYLEELYPANSMIGNDAATRAKVRALERLGTDLVVRAQIWLWNETNNFPFMQARPSSEMAGIMFQHVTEILDALEKSIGDYEFLAGNRPTIADFTVFAIFQTARERFNLPFGNRHPRLDAWFANFRKRPSADY, from the coding sequence ATGTTACTCTATCAGTTTAAGGCCGGAACAAACCCGAGGCGGGTTTCAATCTATTTGGCGGAAAAGGGATTGGATATTCCCCGCTACGAACTTGATTACGCCAATAGAGAACACAAGTCGCCCGCATATCTGGCGTTAAACGCCGCTGGCCGCGCACCCGCTTTAGTCACGGATAGCGGCGAGGTAATAGCGGATTCCGCTGCAATCGTTGAGTATCTCGAAGAACTGTACCCCGCCAATTCAATGATTGGTAACGATGCAGCGACACGGGCCAAGGTTCGAGCGCTTGAGCGATTGGGAACCGATCTTGTTGTTCGGGCACAGATATGGCTGTGGAATGAGACAAACAATTTCCCGTTTATGCAGGCCAGACCTTCATCAGAAATGGCGGGAATCATGTTTCAGCACGTCACCGAAATTCTTGATGCCCTAGAAAAATCAATCGGTGATTATGAATTTCTTGCCGGGAACCGGCCAACGATTGCGGATTTCACTGTATTTGCAATTTTTCAAACGGCACGTGAACGCTTTAATTTGCCTTTTGGCAACCGGCATCCGCGCCTTGATGCATGGTTTGCAAATTTCCGCAAACGCCCCAGTGCAGACTATTAA
- a CDS encoding pseudoazurin has product MFRTIATAMVLATVFGGTALAETFEVQMLNKDGDQTMVFAPDHLRIAPGDTVKFVPTDKGHNAATVKDRIPEGAKPFAGKLSKEIEVTFDTEGFYAIECKPHYAMGMVMTIVVGDAPEAPQSFLEGRVPPKAKARFEEQLSKL; this is encoded by the coding sequence ATGTTCCGGACAATCGCAACAGCAATGGTTCTTGCCACCGTTTTTGGCGGAACGGCGCTGGCTGAAACGTTTGAAGTGCAGATGTTAAACAAAGACGGCGACCAGACAATGGTGTTTGCGCCCGACCATCTGCGAATCGCACCGGGTGACACCGTTAAATTTGTCCCGACCGACAAGGGCCATAACGCCGCCACCGTCAAAGACCGCATTCCCGAAGGCGCCAAACCCTTTGCTGGCAAACTCAGCAAGGAAATCGAAGTTACCTTCGATACCGAAGGCTTCTATGCCATTGAATGCAAACCGCATTACGCCATGGGCATGGTCATGACCATCGTGGTTGGTGACGCCCCGGAAGCCCCGCAAAGCTTCCTTGAAGGCCGCGTCCCGCCCAAGGCCAAAGCCCGTTTTGAAGAACAGCTTTCCAAACTTTGA
- a CDS encoding ABC transporter ATP-binding protein, with the protein MFDLKDVGFRTEGKTAKSLLSDITVSFPSQAFSAIVGHNGSGKSTLLKILARKYRQFDGDIRMGNVALEQRSIRDFAREVAYLPQNPTVPPHLTVRELVGFGRYPWRGAFGRYRAADYEKIEQAMALTHVDTIADRIVASLSGGERQRVWLAMLLAQDAPILLLDEPTSALDVGHQRDILHLVSDLKNTIGLTVIAVLHDIDMVGRFADHILALRHGKTCWQGTAQNFMQAGTLRQIYDADIGVINLPQTNISVSYIA; encoded by the coding sequence ATGTTTGACCTGAAGGATGTTGGCTTTCGCACCGAAGGCAAAACAGCCAAATCCCTGTTATCCGACATTACGGTTTCGTTCCCGTCGCAGGCCTTTTCGGCCATTGTCGGGCATAACGGGTCGGGCAAAAGTACGCTTCTGAAAATTCTGGCCCGCAAATACCGCCAGTTTGACGGTGACATTCGCATGGGCAATGTCGCCCTTGAACAACGTTCCATCCGCGATTTTGCCCGCGAGGTGGCCTACCTGCCGCAGAACCCCACTGTACCGCCGCATCTGACCGTGCGTGAACTGGTCGGTTTTGGCCGTTATCCCTGGCGCGGGGCCTTCGGGCGTTATCGCGCCGCGGATTATGAGAAAATCGAACAGGCCATGGCATTAACCCATGTCGATACCATTGCCGATCGCATTGTTGCCAGCCTGTCAGGCGGCGAACGCCAGCGGGTATGGCTTGCCATGCTGCTTGCACAGGATGCGCCCATCCTGCTGTTAGATGAACCAACAAGCGCCCTTGATGTCGGCCATCAGCGTGACATTCTGCATCTTGTATCGGACCTGAAAAACACCATTGGGCTAACCGTTATTGCCGTTTTGCACGATATCGACATGGTCGGACGTTTTGCCGATCACATTCTGGCATTGCGGCATGGCAAGACCTGCTGGCAGGGAACGGCACAAAATTTCATGCAGGCTGGCACACTTCGCCAAATCTATGACGCCGATATCGGGGTTATCAACCTGCCGCAAACCAACATTTCCGTCAGCTACATTGCATAG
- a CDS encoding DUF3830 family protein, which translates to MTKLKITAGPFVFDAKLETGAAPKTCAAFVERLPFISKVVHVRWSGEGVWMPLGDYQFGVDYENHTSYPAPGQIILYPGGISETEILLAYGGVHFASKVGQLAGNHFITITSNLEDVVKLGKMTLWEGAQDIRFELVSD; encoded by the coding sequence ATGACCAAACTGAAAATCACGGCAGGCCCGTTTGTGTTTGACGCAAAACTGGAAACCGGGGCCGCACCCAAAACCTGTGCCGCTTTTGTTGAACGCCTGCCTTTCATCAGCAAGGTTGTTCATGTCCGCTGGAGCGGCGAGGGCGTCTGGATGCCGCTGGGGGATTATCAGTTTGGTGTCGATTATGAAAACCACACCAGCTATCCCGCACCGGGGCAGATTATTCTATATCCCGGTGGGATCAGCGAAACCGAAATCCTGCTGGCTTATGGCGGTGTCCATTTTGCATCCAAGGTCGGCCAGCTTGCCGGCAACCATTTCATCACCATCACCAGCAATCTTGAGGATGTCGTCAAACTTGGCAAAATGACCCTGTGGGAAGGCGCGCAGGATATTCGGTTTGAGTTGGTTTCCGATTAA
- a CDS encoding Crp/Fnr family transcriptional regulator yields MENQSEHKSLARLDESLLTHIPPFSRLKDFQIREILDHAIARRCAEGVTVFTEGDPAERFYMLLDGYIRVLRITPAGEQVISLHIPSGQLFGIAKAIGRDTYPATAITASEAIILSWPTTMWDHFVADYEGFSSETYKVVGQRMGEINMRVVEMATQQVEQRVANTLLRLVEQTGRKVKDGIEVDFSITRQDLSEMTATTLHTISRLLSAWEKKGLVKSRRKHIVVSDADGLVVLGQHHA; encoded by the coding sequence ATGGAAAACCAGAGCGAACACAAGTCACTGGCAAGGCTTGATGAAAGCCTGCTGACGCATATTCCGCCCTTTTCACGCTTAAAGGATTTTCAGATCCGGGAAATACTGGATCATGCAATCGCCCGGCGCTGTGCCGAAGGCGTTACCGTTTTTACCGAGGGCGACCCGGCCGAACGGTTTTACATGCTGCTGGATGGGTATATTCGTGTGTTGCGTATTACCCCGGCGGGCGAGCAGGTAATTTCCCTGCATATCCCAAGCGGGCAGCTTTTTGGCATCGCCAAGGCGATCGGGCGTGATACCTATCCGGCAACGGCAATAACCGCATCCGAAGCGATTATTCTGAGCTGGCCGACCACGATGTGGGACCATTTTGTTGCCGATTACGAAGGTTTTTCGTCGGAAACCTATAAGGTAGTTGGCCAGCGGATGGGGGAAATCAATATGCGGGTGGTGGAAATGGCGACCCAGCAGGTTGAACAGCGTGTTGCCAATACTTTATTGCGCCTGGTCGAACAGACAGGGCGCAAGGTGAAGGATGGCATCGAGGTGGATTTTTCCATCACCCGGCAGGATCTTTCGGAAATGACAGCAACCACCCTTCACACCATCAGCCGCCTGCTTAGTGCGTGGGAAAAGAAGGGGCTGGTAAAAAGCCGGCGCAAACATATTGTGGTCAGCGATGCTGACGGGCTGGTGGTTTTGGGGCAGCATCACGCATGA
- a CDS encoding iron-siderophore ABC transporter substrate-binding protein, with amino-acid sequence MRRLLSIAISALCIVAAIASPAWAQGKTYNHEMGTVTFDTPPTRIAVTNWSLAETVIALGIDPVAIADPDLYYEWVVTPDLPKDFVDIGQRQSPNLEALRKAKPDLILITKELAMAYDALSEIAPTMVISIFNNDQPALDSIRKATLKIADITGKQDRAQEILTQVDETLAHDGDRIRAVLGPDQKIVVIRINSDAQINVFGPPSLPNTVLAAMNIPTAYNGETTGWGFARGGLELLAPFANDTLAFIEPTPAPVRQRIVNSPLWKMQGFARKNRVYQVPAVWTYGGPYSVMRFADLLATQIENGPYK; translated from the coding sequence ATGCGCCGTCTGTTATCCATCGCCATTTCTGCCCTGTGCATTGTTGCGGCTATTGCCAGCCCCGCATGGGCGCAAGGCAAAACCTATAACCACGAAATGGGCACCGTCACCTTTGACACCCCACCGACCCGCATCGCCGTTACCAACTGGTCGCTGGCCGAAACGGTAATTGCGCTGGGCATTGACCCAGTCGCCATTGCCGACCCCGACCTGTATTACGAATGGGTGGTCACACCCGACCTGCCGAAGGATTTCGTTGATATCGGGCAGCGCCAGTCGCCCAATCTGGAAGCCCTGCGCAAGGCAAAGCCGGACCTGATCCTGATTACAAAGGAACTGGCCATGGCCTATGACGCGCTTTCGGAAATCGCACCAACAATGGTGATTTCGATTTTTAATAACGACCAGCCGGCACTTGATAGTATCCGCAAGGCTACCCTGAAAATTGCCGACATTACCGGCAAGCAGGACCGCGCGCAGGAAATTCTAACACAGGTCGACGAAACCCTTGCCCACGACGGGGATCGCATCCGGGCGGTTTTGGGCCCTGATCAGAAAATCGTCGTTATTCGCATCAATTCCGATGCGCAAATCAATGTCTTTGGCCCACCATCCCTGCCCAATACGGTGCTGGCAGCGATGAATATCCCCACCGCCTATAACGGCGAAACAACCGGCTGGGGCTTTGCCCGTGGCGGACTGGAACTGCTCGCCCCCTTTGCCAATGATACCCTTGCCTTTATCGAACCAACACCTGCACCCGTGCGCCAGCGCATTGTTAATTCGCCACTGTGGAAAATGCAGGGCTTTGCCCGCAAAAACCGCGTTTATCAGGTGCCCGCCGTCTGGACCTATGGCGGGCCTTATTCGGTCATGCGCTTTGCCGATCTGCTTGCCACCCAAATTGAAAACGGCCCCTATAAATGA
- the fhuB gene encoding Fe(3+)-hydroxamate ABC transporter permease FhuB — protein sequence MMLRPARAATLIPAVFILLATASLLIDLVPFAQHGATWQALFAPDETSFDQIFYHFSTLPRTVMAFMCGAGLAVAGAAIQTIFRNPLASPVTLGVGSGVELALTVFLVLAPASLANWQDLFTLAGGMGALGIVYLIASGRSNASLWLILAGMIVNLLLHSATQIFILFNQQFLDSVFMWGAGDLAQNGWDSTLYLAPRLIIAILAVVALVRPLDILALGDETANSLGAPVKWLRLGILAIAVFITASIISTVGMIGFIGLAVPATLRFVGYTRSRGLLAMSFLVGGCGLVIIDYVMRHFAGTGGDIFPTGAATALIGAPFVIIILRKARIMPDGNANRQDHPTDYKITSRHMLLTGLFALLVVGLVASLLVSLDGNSHPVLTPISDLFAFTSTIGDRTQRTLAAIVCGAALAVSGTLIQRVGHNPMASPEITGVSSATALTMIIAMVYFGFDGRTELMLIGSVGGIISLFVLLALCRNFNHAPHYLLLNGLALTAVLGSVVRIALTHSGTKATMLISWLAGTTYFTRLDEVITVAIITAILSILILLARRPLELASMGSDQAVSLGLGISAFRLAMMTGAAILAAVSTLLVGPLSFVGLMAPHLARIAGFRLAGAHLLGAILIGANVMMVAEWLARNIIYPQQLPTGLIAALIGTAYFLILSARRS from the coding sequence ATGATGCTGCGTCCGGCCCGTGCCGCCACCCTGATACCGGCCGTTTTCATATTGCTGGCCACTGCCAGCCTGTTGATTGATCTGGTGCCCTTTGCCCAACATGGTGCGACATGGCAGGCCCTCTTTGCGCCCGATGAAACCAGCTTTGATCAGATATTCTATCATTTCAGCACCCTGCCCCGCACAGTCATGGCCTTTATGTGCGGTGCCGGGCTGGCGGTTGCCGGTGCCGCCATCCAGACCATTTTTCGCAACCCGCTGGCTTCCCCGGTTACGCTTGGCGTGGGGTCCGGTGTTGAACTGGCACTGACGGTTTTTCTGGTACTGGCCCCGGCATCGCTTGCAAACTGGCAGGACCTGTTTACGCTGGCGGGTGGTATGGGCGCGCTGGGCATTGTTTATCTGATCGCATCAGGGCGCAGCAATGCATCGCTGTGGCTCATTCTTGCGGGTATGATTGTTAATCTGCTTTTGCATTCAGCGACTCAAATTTTCATTTTATTTAACCAGCAATTTCTTGATTCGGTTTTTATGTGGGGTGCAGGCGACCTGGCCCAGAATGGCTGGGACAGCACGCTTTACCTGGCCCCGCGCCTGATCATCGCCATACTAGCAGTCGTCGCACTGGTGCGCCCGCTTGATATTCTGGCACTGGGGGATGAAACGGCAAATTCCCTGGGCGCGCCGGTTAAATGGTTGCGCCTCGGCATCCTTGCCATTGCCGTTTTCATCACTGCCAGCATCATTTCCACCGTCGGCATGATCGGCTTTATCGGCCTTGCTGTACCCGCAACGTTGCGGTTCGTTGGCTATACCCGGTCGCGCGGGTTGCTGGCGATGTCGTTTCTGGTGGGCGGCTGCGGGCTGGTCATTATCGATTATGTCATGCGGCACTTTGCCGGTACGGGTGGCGATATTTTCCCGACCGGGGCGGCAACCGCCCTTATTGGTGCGCCCTTTGTCATTATCATTTTGCGCAAGGCGCGCATCATGCCCGATGGCAATGCCAACCGGCAGGACCACCCAACCGATTATAAAATAACATCACGCCACATGCTGCTGACCGGGCTTTTTGCCTTGCTGGTGGTAGGGCTTGTCGCCTCACTTCTGGTATCGCTTGATGGTAACAGCCACCCGGTTTTAACCCCGATCAGCGATCTGTTCGCCTTTACCAGCACCATTGGCGACCGCACCCAGCGCACCCTTGCTGCCATTGTGTGTGGCGCGGCCCTTGCGGTTTCCGGCACATTGATCCAGCGTGTGGGTCATAACCCCATGGCCAGCCCCGAAATCACCGGGGTCAGCTCGGCAACTGCGCTGACCATGATCATCGCCATGGTTTATTTCGGCTTTGATGGCCGTACCGAATTAATGTTGATCGGGTCCGTCGGCGGGATCATATCGCTGTTTGTGCTATTGGCCCTGTGCCGCAATTTCAACCATGCGCCGCATTATCTGCTGTTAAACGGCCTGGCGCTGACGGCGGTTTTGGGCTCGGTCGTGCGCATTGCGCTAACCCATAGTGGCACCAAGGCCACCATGCTGATTTCCTGGCTGGCTGGCACCACCTACTTCACCCGGCTTGATGAAGTCATAACGGTTGCCATCATCACCGCCATCCTTTCCATCCTTATCCTGCTGGCCCGCCGCCCGCTGGAACTGGCATCGATGGGATCGGATCAGGCGGTATCGCTGGGTCTTGGCATTTCGGCGTTCCGCCTTGCCATGATGACGGGTGCAGCCATTCTTGCCGCTGTTTCAACCCTGCTGGTCGGGCCGCTTAGTTTTGTGGGTTTGATGGCGCCGCATCTGGCGCGCATTGCCGGTTTCCGGCTGGCCGGGGCGCATTTGCTGGGCGCCATATTGATTGGCGCCAATGTCATGATGGTGGCCGAATGGCTGGCGCGAAACATCATTTATCCGCAACAACTACCCACCGGCTTGATTGCGGCGTTGATTGGCACCGCCTATTTCCTGATCCTTTCTGCCCGGCGATCCTGA